A DNA window from Deltaproteobacteria bacterium contains the following coding sequences:
- a CDS encoding DUF1343 domain-containing protein, producing the protein MHPASVTAELVSARDVVRRLCRDGLRALFGPQHGFAGEKQDNMIESGHGVDAELGIPVYSLYSETRSPTPEMLGDIDLLLVDLQDVGTRVYTFEWTTALALEACAAAGKEVVVLDRPNPLGGELLEGNLIRRGYTSFVGLYPVPMRHGLTLGELAALVNLRMAGGEGGPGGRSDGIRVRCPGRCALSVVRTEGWRRRMLFPDTGLPWVLPSPNMPTFDTAVVYPGQVLLEGTNLSEGRGTTRPFEIFGAPWIDIRAVHRRFARRRLPGVVLRDHSFEPTFHKWAGQVCHGFQIHVTDGPAFRPYLTTLALVQDIIAEHRAHFAWKEPPYEYVTDRLPIDVLLGDPAVREALESGADLRALERSWRGEIEAFRRESLPVRLYR; encoded by the coding sequence ATGCACCCGGCCTCCGTCACGGCCGAGCTGGTCTCGGCGCGCGACGTCGTCCGGCGCCTCTGCCGCGACGGCCTGCGCGCGCTCTTCGGCCCGCAGCACGGCTTCGCCGGCGAGAAGCAGGACAACATGATCGAGTCGGGCCACGGCGTCGATGCCGAGCTCGGCATCCCGGTCTACAGCCTCTACTCCGAGACGCGCTCGCCGACGCCGGAGATGCTCGGCGACATCGACCTCCTGCTGGTGGACCTCCAGGACGTCGGGACGCGCGTCTACACCTTCGAGTGGACGACGGCGCTGGCCCTCGAGGCCTGCGCCGCCGCCGGCAAGGAGGTGGTCGTCCTCGACCGACCGAATCCGCTCGGCGGCGAGCTGCTCGAGGGAAACCTGATCCGGCGGGGGTACACCTCGTTCGTCGGCCTCTATCCCGTGCCCATGCGCCACGGCCTGACGCTCGGCGAGCTGGCCGCGCTCGTCAACCTGAGGATGGCCGGCGGCGAGGGTGGCCCCGGCGGACGCAGCGACGGGATCCGCGTCCGCTGCCCCGGCCGCTGCGCGCTGAGCGTGGTGCGGACGGAGGGATGGCGGCGGCGCATGCTCTTCCCCGACACGGGTCTGCCCTGGGTGCTGCCATCGCCGAACATGCCGACCTTCGACACGGCGGTCGTCTATCCGGGGCAGGTCCTGCTCGAAGGGACGAACCTGTCGGAGGGGCGCGGGACAACGCGTCCGTTCGAGATCTTCGGCGCCCCGTGGATCGACATCCGGGCGGTGCACCGGCGCTTCGCGCGCCGCCGGCTGCCGGGCGTCGTGCTGCGGGACCACTCCTTCGAGCCGACGTTCCACAAGTGGGCCGGCCAGGTCTGCCATGGATTCCAGATCCACGTGACCGACGGGCCCGCCTTCCGTCCCTATCTCACGACGCTCGCGCTCGTGCAGGACATCATCGCCGAGCACCGCGCCCACTTCGCCTGGAAGGAGCCGCCGTACGAGTACGTCACGGATCGTCTCCCGATCGACGTGCTGCTCGGCGATCCGGCCGTGCGCGAGGCCCTGGAGAGCGGCGCCGACCTGCGGGCGCTCGAGCGCTCGTGGCGCGGGGAGATCGAGGCGTTCCGCAGGGAGTCGCTGCCCGTGCGTCTCTACCGCTGA
- a CDS encoding GFA family protein has translation MTIRGSCLCGHVTFEVSAPCDWMGHCHCSMCRKAHGGAFATHVATDAEGVRWRSGEEGVRRYQSSPAGVRPFCARCGSKLPELPATGPVYVPAGVLDDDPQIRPQMHIFVASKAPWHDIADALPRFDAYPPGAGDAVPFARRSESAAGAVRGSCLCGGVAFEIAGPVAGPIVNCHCSRCRKGRSAAHASNLFVERPRFRWLRGEELLVSYKVPEAQRFTQVFCRTCGASAPRVDVERGRVVVPAGSLDDDPGAREELHIFVGSQAPWYEIADDLPRHEAYPPGPYPPLSRRA, from the coding sequence ATGACGATACGCGGGAGCTGTCTCTGCGGGCACGTCACGTTCGAGGTGAGCGCGCCCTGCGACTGGATGGGCCACTGTCACTGCTCGATGTGCCGCAAGGCGCACGGGGGGGCCTTTGCGACCCATGTGGCCACGGACGCCGAGGGGGTCCGCTGGCGGAGCGGCGAGGAAGGCGTCCGCCGGTACCAGTCCTCGCCGGCTGGCGTCCGGCCGTTCTGCGCACGCTGCGGCTCGAAGCTGCCGGAGCTGCCTGCGACCGGGCCCGTGTACGTGCCGGCCGGCGTCCTGGACGACGACCCGCAGATCCGACCCCAGATGCACATCTTCGTCGCGTCCAAGGCGCCCTGGCACGACATCGCCGACGCGCTCCCGCGCTTCGACGCCTACCCTCCGGGCGCCGGCGACGCCGTTCCGTTCGCGCGACGCTCCGAGTCGGCCGCGGGAGCCGTGCGCGGGAGCTGCCTCTGCGGCGGCGTCGCCTTCGAGATCGCGGGTCCGGTCGCGGGGCCGATCGTCAACTGCCACTGCTCGCGCTGCCGGAAGGGGCGCAGCGCGGCGCACGCCTCGAACCTCTTCGTCGAGCGGCCGCGCTTCCGGTGGCTGCGCGGCGAGGAGCTGCTGGTTTCCTACAAGGTCCCGGAGGCGCAGCGCTTCACGCAGGTCTTCTGCCGCACGTGCGGCGCGAGCGCGCCGCGCGTGGACGTGGAGCGCGGGCGAGTCGTCGTGCCGGCCGGCTCGCTCGACGACGATCCGGGTGCGCGGGAGGAGCTGCACATCTTCGTCGGCTCGCAGGCGCCCTGGTACGAGATCGCCGACGACCTGCCGCGCCACGAGGCCTACCCGCCCGGACCGTATCCGCCGCTGTCCCGGCGCGCCTGA
- a CDS encoding penicillin acylase family protein produces MRPLPLLAAALLVAVAAAAGAAPLFLDILPPGQDGLVPASTVTAGAHATDQLAMYRDLILAAPGLAEPDLARFFKDASIGAPAAPERVETPRPGVTVARDAFGVPHVTGATRGDVFFGAGWVTAEDRLFLADALRNMGRGRFTQFAGDLRDVLGAVGFDRTYAAVAGYSEEELELQINQGIERNPVLGQTVLDDATAFVAGVNAYIAEARADPTKAKLPAEYGLLHIPLQDWKLTDVVACTISFTTVIGFGNGGGGEHLNALLLGALEQRFGEKRGRLLWTDLRSAEDPEAPVSTRRRFPYPGGSARQVDPAAVALLDPGSFAAAHPVAITGGATATATPVPRGMSNWLAVTGRKAAGGAPILVGGPQVGYFAPEVLLELALDGGGVNVRGALVPGTPYVVLGHTPDYAFTATAGGSDLADVRVERLCTPPGGAADSGTLYRGECRSLSRRVDTWTSGTATVTATIERTVHGPVLGRAMVDGQPVVVAVERSSFNREVESAGAFVQLNDDLATTPAAFRDVMASVNSTLNWLYVNRTDVAYFHSGLYPVRAEGVDPDLPSWGTGEWEWRGFLPVTAQPFEVNPRRGFATSWNNKPARGWRAADHNYGYGPVYRSLALDVRLAAAVGDGPVTAARVVDAMADAATVDLRGQTILPHALALAAGDRRLGEVIRLLRDWMRAGAHRRDRDGDGRYDDGAAVALMDEWYPRLVHAVFDAQLGDFYPQIPLPFDDAPSDQNLGSAYQDGYYGYLSKVLRQALGRRVRGRYRMLRCADGRRAACAAAVRGSLAAAVDALTARFGSASPATWQADPRQDDIHFTLAGTLVVGPIPWQNRPTFQQVVQIRP; encoded by the coding sequence GTGCGTCCGCTGCCACTCCTCGCAGCCGCGCTCCTCGTCGCCGTCGCCGCGGCGGCAGGCGCCGCGCCGCTCTTTCTCGACATCCTGCCCCCCGGCCAGGACGGCCTCGTGCCGGCGAGCACGGTCACGGCGGGCGCGCACGCGACCGATCAGCTCGCGATGTACCGGGACCTCATCCTCGCCGCGCCTGGTCTGGCGGAGCCCGATCTCGCGCGGTTCTTCAAGGACGCGTCGATCGGCGCCCCGGCCGCTCCCGAGCGCGTCGAGACGCCGCGCCCGGGCGTCACCGTCGCGCGCGACGCCTTCGGTGTCCCGCACGTCACGGGCGCGACGCGCGGCGACGTCTTCTTCGGCGCCGGCTGGGTCACGGCCGAGGACCGCCTCTTCCTCGCCGACGCGCTCCGCAACATGGGCCGCGGTCGCTTCACGCAGTTCGCCGGAGACCTGCGCGACGTGCTCGGGGCCGTCGGCTTCGACCGCACCTACGCCGCGGTCGCCGGCTACTCCGAGGAGGAGCTCGAGCTGCAGATCAACCAGGGGATCGAGCGGAACCCGGTGCTCGGCCAGACGGTGCTCGACGACGCCACCGCGTTCGTCGCCGGCGTCAACGCGTACATCGCCGAGGCCCGTGCGGACCCGACCAAGGCGAAGCTGCCGGCGGAGTACGGCCTGCTCCACATCCCACTCCAGGACTGGAAGCTGACCGACGTCGTCGCCTGCACGATCTCCTTCACGACGGTGATCGGCTTCGGCAACGGTGGCGGCGGCGAGCATCTGAATGCCCTGCTGCTCGGCGCGCTCGAGCAACGCTTCGGTGAGAAGCGCGGGCGGCTCCTCTGGACCGACCTGCGTTCCGCGGAAGACCCCGAAGCGCCGGTCTCGACGCGGCGGCGTTTTCCCTATCCCGGGGGAAGCGCGCGCCAGGTCGACCCCGCGGCAGTGGCCCTCCTCGACCCCGGCTCGTTCGCCGCCGCCCATCCGGTCGCGATCACGGGCGGGGCCACGGCCACGGCGACGCCGGTGCCGCGCGGCATGAGCAACTGGCTCGCGGTCACGGGACGCAAGGCGGCGGGCGGTGCCCCGATCCTCGTCGGCGGGCCGCAGGTCGGCTACTTCGCCCCGGAGGTGCTGCTCGAGCTGGCGCTCGACGGCGGGGGCGTCAACGTGCGCGGGGCTCTGGTGCCCGGCACGCCCTACGTCGTCCTCGGCCACACGCCGGACTACGCGTTCACGGCCACCGCCGGCGGCTCCGACCTGGCCGACGTCCGCGTCGAGAGGCTCTGCACGCCGCCGGGCGGCGCGGCGGACTCGGGCACGCTCTACCGGGGCGAGTGCCGGTCACTCTCGCGCCGCGTCGACACGTGGACGTCGGGCACCGCCACGGTGACCGCGACCATCGAGCGGACCGTGCACGGGCCCGTGCTCGGCCGCGCGATGGTGGACGGTCAGCCGGTGGTGGTGGCGGTGGAGCGCTCGAGCTTCAACCGCGAGGTCGAGTCGGCCGGCGCCTTCGTCCAGCTGAACGACGACCTGGCGACGACCCCCGCGGCCTTCCGCGACGTGATGGCGAGCGTCAACAGCACGCTCAACTGGCTGTACGTCAACCGCACCGACGTCGCCTACTTCCACTCGGGCCTCTATCCGGTGCGCGCCGAGGGCGTCGATCCCGACCTGCCTTCGTGGGGTACCGGCGAGTGGGAATGGCGGGGATTCCTGCCCGTCACCGCGCAGCCCTTCGAGGTGAACCCGCGCCGAGGCTTCGCCACCTCGTGGAACAACAAGCCCGCGCGCGGCTGGCGGGCCGCCGACCACAACTACGGCTACGGCCCGGTCTACCGCTCCCTGGCACTCGACGTCCGCCTGGCGGCGGCGGTCGGCGACGGGCCGGTGACGGCCGCCCGCGTGGTCGACGCGATGGCCGACGCGGCCACCGTCGATCTACGAGGACAAACGATATTGCCGCACGCGCTGGCCCTCGCCGCCGGTGATCGCCGGCTCGGCGAGGTGATCCGTCTCCTGCGCGACTGGATGCGCGCCGGTGCCCATCGCCGCGACCGCGACGGCGACGGGCGCTACGACGACGGCGCCGCGGTGGCGCTCATGGACGAGTGGTACCCGCGCCTCGTGCACGCCGTCTTCGACGCCCAGCTCGGCGACTTCTACCCGCAGATCCCGCTGCCGTTCGACGACGCGCCGAGCGATCAGAACCTCGGCTCGGCATACCAGGACGGCTACTACGGTTATCTGAGCAAGGTGCTCCGCCAGGCACTGGGGCGCCGCGTGCGCGGCCGGTACCGCATGCTCCGCTGCGCCGATGGGCGGCGCGCCGCCTGTGCGGCGGCGGTGCGCGGGAGTCTCGCCGCCGCGGTCGACGCGCTCACCGCGCGCTTCGGCTCGGCCTCGCCGGCCACGTGGCAGGCGGACCCCCGCCAGGACGACATCCACTTCACGCTCGCCGGTACCCTGGTGGTTGGCCCCATCCCGTGGCAGAACCGCCCCACCTTCCAGCAGGTGGTGCAGATCCGGCCGTGA